A window of Anaerolineae bacterium contains these coding sequences:
- a CDS encoding ABC transporter substrate-binding protein, translating into MKQTLSQIQAKFGPKEIINAGVGLAVIALLALFFILWKGEKTIKIGAILSLSGSTMYVGEETRDGMLLAVDQINTWGGVNGQKIELIIADSQADPLKGEAAFNTIEATHHPILYASTLSGVSIALAPLAQKNQVVLIGLATTAPEFTRQNEWVFRYFSTARDEVPPILAILAELRVKNLGVIYIDDAFGRSFFVLARAEFEKAGGVVSGESFDGQSLNFQKQLARLKNTEAIYVAVNPGHLESLFKQVQEAGYNGPILAAGNASVPAVRSLPEANGVYVVAPIIYAPDFLYAREVSEKYEAKYGKPFNHYAAGGYDLIKLLAGLLEGKEISREQVKKLLEQGFTYPGVFGELNVAPGEHEIGFPFHPAQIVNGEVKYR; encoded by the coding sequence ATGAAACAAACCCTATCCCAAATCCAGGCCAAATTTGGCCCAAAAGAAATTATCAATGCCGGGGTTGGGCTGGCAGTGATAGCCTTGCTGGCTCTATTTTTTATACTGTGGAAGGGAGAAAAAACCATCAAAATAGGGGCTATTCTCTCGCTGTCCGGTTCAACCATGTATGTGGGCGAGGAAACCAGGGATGGCATGCTGTTGGCCGTTGACCAGATCAATACCTGGGGTGGGGTTAACGGCCAGAAGATAGAATTGATTATTGCAGACAGCCAAGCAGACCCACTAAAAGGTGAAGCAGCGTTCAATACCATAGAAGCAACCCACCACCCCATTTTGTATGCTTCAACGTTGAGTGGGGTGAGTATTGCTTTGGCCCCCCTGGCCCAAAAAAATCAGGTGGTGCTGATCGGTTTGGCTACCACCGCCCCGGAATTTACCCGGCAAAACGAATGGGTGTTCCGGTATTTTTCCACCGCCAGAGATGAAGTTCCCCCTATTTTAGCCATTTTGGCCGAGTTGAGGGTCAAAAATTTAGGCGTTATCTATATTGATGACGCTTTCGGGCGCTCCTTTTTTGTCTTAGCCCGTGCGGAATTTGAAAAAGCCGGCGGCGTTGTTAGCGGGGAGTCTTTTGACGGCCAAAGCCTTAACTTCCAAAAACAGCTCGCCCGGCTCAAAAATACCGAGGCCATCTATGTGGCCGTGAATCCCGGCCACCTGGAAAGCCTGTTCAAACAAGTGCAGGAGGCGGGCTACAACGGGCCTATCCTGGCGGCGGGAAACGCCAGCGTGCCTGCGGTCAGAAGCCTGCCGGAGGCAAACGGCGTTTATGTGGTTGCGCCCATCATTTACGCGCCAGATTTTCTCTATGCCCGGGAAGTCAGCGAAAAGTACGAGGCCAAATATGGCAAACCCTTTAATCATTATGCGGCGGGCGGTTATGACCTCATCAAGTTGCTTGCCGGTCTGCTGGAAGGTAAAGAGATTTCAAGAGAGCAAGTGAAAAAGCTGTTGGAACAAGGGTTTACTTATCCAGGCGTTTTTGGCGAACTCAATGTTGCCCCCGGCGAACACGAGATAGGCTTTCCCTTCCATCCGGCCCAGATTGTCAACGGCGAGGTTAAGTACCGATGA